A window of Mesoplasma chauliocola contains these coding sequences:
- a CDS encoding DNA-processing protein DprA: MDNVLLYFSLKYNGNWEQIYNALDVKEKIETQELIQIPETIPNNYISIINPIYPNSLKQILRPPFVLYYLGNPTILENYYQTIHFNSGNFNDSYNLKMAKEIIFDLIKEKRTMLFSQNTKVDEELVDFIIKNKGRLILLVNENLQNFINSEFWSKYKDIDYSEFIVLSEYETSSIFKNEKSKKESSEFIRLINGLSKTTVFLENSEWNKIEPVLNAIINENKIYFAIPQSIKESNSSSNKILKMGGKFLESAVDILNQI; this comes from the coding sequence ATGGACAATGTACTATTATATTTTTCTTTAAAATACAATGGTAATTGAGAGCAAATTTACAATGCTCTTGATGTTAAAGAAAAAATTGAAACTCAAGAACTAATACAGATTCCAGAAACAATACCAAATAATTACATTTCCATAATTAATCCTATTTACCCAAATAGTTTAAAGCAAATATTAAGACCTCCATTTGTTTTATATTATTTAGGTAATCCAACAATATTGGAAAACTATTATCAGACAATACATTTTAATAGTGGTAATTTTAATGATAGCTACAACTTAAAGATGGCAAAAGAAATTATTTTTGATTTAATTAAAGAGAAAAGAACAATGCTCTTTAGTCAAAATACTAAAGTAGATGAAGAATTAGTTGATTTTATAATTAAGAACAAAGGTAGATTAATTTTATTAGTAAACGAAAATTTACAAAATTTTATTAACAGTGAGTTTTGGTCAAAATATAAAGATATTGATTATAGCGAATTTATTGTTCTTAGTGAATATGAAACATCAAGTATATTTAAGAATGAAAAAAGTAAAAAAGAAAGTAGTGAATTTATAAGATTAATTAACGGTTTATCAAAAACTACAGTATTCTTAGAAAACAGTGAGTGAAACAAAATTGAACCAGTTTTAAATGCAATAATTAATGAAAATAAAATTTATTTTGCAATACCTCAAAGTATAAAAGAAAGCAATTCTTCAAGTAACAAAATTCTAAAAATGGGAGGAAAATTTTTGGAAAGTGCAGTTGATATTTTAAATCAAATTTAA
- a CDS encoding single-stranded DNA-binding protein, with protein sequence MNLVNIIGQIEGDAEIAYTSKDGNAKLYKFTVRVPNTYKSKAGKNEDDLINIKAWSSAINDEFALHDQAVVGIEARVHSSTNKENTNVFNEIIANRITYLN encoded by the coding sequence ATGAATCTAGTAAACATAATCGGTCAAATTGAAGGAGATGCAGAAATTGCATACACTTCTAAAGATGGTAATGCTAAATTGTATAAATTTACAGTTAGAGTACCAAACACTTATAAATCAAAAGCAGGCAAAAATGAAGATGATTTAATTAACATAAAAGCATGGTCTTCAGCAATTAATGATGAATTTGCATTGCATGACCAAGCTGTAGTTGGAATCGAGGCAAGAGTTCACTCTTCAACTAATAAAGAAAACACAAATGTCTTTAATGAAATTATTGCAAATAGAATTACCTATTTAAATTAA
- a CDS encoding ribonuclease HII produces the protein MIDRSRILFDLNIKKEYKVNLISGSDEAGRGAMAGPIVAASVILPVGYENPLIKDSKKLNKVQRSILSDEIKNIAISYNIQVLDSNLVDEINPKKASQVGMIESIKNLTIKPEISLIDAEKINIDDFICLPFIKGDDLSQSIAAASILAKTARDQIMIDYAKIYPNYNFDIHKGYCVKDHLTRTKKFGVLPIHRKSYKPIKNILEDNL, from the coding sequence ATGATAGATAGATCTAGAATTTTATTTGATTTAAACATTAAAAAAGAGTATAAAGTAAATTTAATAAGTGGAAGTGATGAAGCTGGTAGAGGAGCCATGGCTGGTCCAATTGTTGCAGCTAGTGTAATACTTCCTGTTGGATATGAAAATCCCTTAATTAAAGATTCAAAAAAGTTAAACAAAGTTCAAAGAAGTATTCTTTCTGATGAAATTAAAAATATAGCAATTAGTTATAATATCCAAGTTTTAGATAGCAATCTTGTTGATGAAATTAATCCTAAAAAAGCTAGCCAAGTGGGGATGATTGAATCAATTAAAAATTTAACGATAAAACCTGAAATATCTTTAATTGATGCTGAAAAAATAAATATTGATGATTTTATCTGCTTGCCTTTTATTAAAGGTGATGATTTAAGTCAATCAATTGCTGCCGCAAGTATTTTGGCTAAGACTGCAAGAGACCAAATAATGATTGATTATGCAAAGATTTATCCAAATTACAATTTTGATATTCACAAAGGTTATTGTGTGAAAGATCATCTAACAAGAACTAAAAAATTTGGTGTATTACCAATTCATCGTAAAAGCTATAAACCAATTAAAAATATTTTAGAAGATAACCTTTAA
- the ylqF gene encoding ribosome biogenesis GTPase YlqF, whose amino-acid sequence MSAEFNWFPGHMNKTLKNIEEKIPVVDLVIEILDARAPYSSRNLTFSKLLKNKPVLYVFSKADIADSKVTQEWVEYYQKKNNKVMVLDDKQKNIVKPLIDLINQSTKEKQEKDKAKGMVNSLINVLVIGIPNVGKSTFINRLIKNKNVKAGNKPGLTRGIQIIQLSQFISLWDTPGVLPAKLENETVATNICAINSIKEDVYPKERVAGKLMQYIFNHYESLIEQHYKISPRLQRPIQVADTFIIFEMIAKVKKWYLNDDLPDYDRVIDLFLRDLIQNNFEKISFERILEVVPEAMEKAAKTKNEKETEDISDLW is encoded by the coding sequence ATGAGCGCAGAATTTAATTGATTTCCAGGTCACATGAATAAGACACTAAAAAACATTGAAGAAAAAATTCCTGTTGTTGATTTAGTTATTGAAATATTAGATGCAAGAGCTCCATATTCTTCTCGTAATTTAACTTTTTCAAAACTTTTAAAAAACAAACCAGTACTATATGTATTTTCAAAGGCTGATATCGCAGATTCAAAAGTAACTCAGGAATGAGTAGAATACTATCAAAAGAAAAATAATAAAGTCATGGTTTTGGATGATAAGCAAAAAAATATAGTTAAACCGCTTATTGATTTAATTAATCAATCTACGAAAGAAAAACAAGAAAAAGATAAAGCAAAAGGAATGGTTAATTCATTAATAAATGTTTTAGTTATTGGAATCCCTAATGTTGGTAAATCAACTTTCATTAACAGATTAATAAAAAATAAAAATGTTAAAGCTGGAAATAAGCCAGGTTTAACTAGAGGAATTCAAATTATTCAATTATCTCAATTTATTTCATTGTGAGATACACCAGGAGTTTTACCTGCAAAATTAGAAAATGAAACTGTTGCTACAAATATTTGTGCAATTAATTCTATTAAAGAAGATGTTTATCCAAAAGAAAGGGTAGCAGGAAAACTAATGCAGTATATTTTTAATCATTATGAAAGTTTAATTGAGCAACATTATAAAATTTCTCCAAGATTGCAAAGACCTATCCAAGTTGCTGATACTTTTATAATTTTTGAAATGATTGCAAAGGTTAAAAAATGATATTTAAATGATGATCTTCCTGACTATGATAGAGTTATTGATTTATTTTTGAGAGATTTAATTCAAAATAATTTTGAAAAAATATCATTTGAAAGAATCTTAGAAGTTGTACCAGAGGCTATGGAAAAAGCAGCTAAAACAAAAAATGAAAAAGAGACTGAGGATATTTCAGATTTATGATAG
- the rplS gene encoding 50S ribosomal protein L19, translating to MASKATKTTQSKYAIINNQLRNDLPDFTSGDTIKVDVKIKEGEKFRIQTFEGLVIKTQGSGITYSVVVRKLSNGVFVERTFPLHSPIIDKITVVKRGRVRRARIYYIRKLSGKAARIKEILPTKADKK from the coding sequence ATGGCATCAAAAGCAACAAAAACAACACAATCAAAATACGCTATTATTAACAATCAATTACGTAATGACTTACCAGATTTTACATCAGGAGACACTATTAAAGTTGACGTTAAAATTAAAGAGGGAGAAAAATTCCGTATTCAAACTTTTGAAGGTTTAGTAATTAAAACTCAAGGTTCAGGAATTACTTACTCTGTTGTTGTTAGAAAATTATCAAACGGTGTGTTTGTTGAAAGAACTTTCCCATTACACTCACCAATCATTGATAAAATTACTGTAGTTAAACGTGGACGTGTACGTAGAGCAAGAATTTACTACATTAGAAAATTATCAGGTAAAGCTGCAAGAATTAAAGAAATTTTACCTACAAAAGCTGACAAAAAATAG
- the trmD gene encoding tRNA (guanosine(37)-N1)-methyltransferase TrmD, with product MKYSILTLFPNIIKSYISESIIKKALERDKIELEIVDIREFTDLSHNQVDEYQFGGGRGMVLMCDPVVKAIESVKSKNSIVVLTSPQGKTWNQEIAKKFARTYDHIIIVCGHYEGFDERILKYVDIEISIGDYVLTGGELPSLIMLDSITRILPGVINTESHEQESFENGLLDYPVYTKPHDYRGDKVPKVLLSGHHANIQKWRDEQQLMSTFNKRPDLIDESKLNKVQIELLENLRRSKGDK from the coding sequence ATGAAATATTCTATTCTAACTTTATTCCCTAACATTATAAAATCTTATATTTCAGAATCAATTATTAAAAAGGCTTTAGAGCGAGATAAAATTGAACTTGAAATTGTAGATATAAGAGAATTCACAGATTTATCCCACAATCAAGTTGATGAATATCAATTTGGTGGAGGTAGAGGAATGGTATTAATGTGTGATCCAGTTGTAAAAGCAATTGAATCAGTGAAATCAAAAAACTCAATTGTAGTTTTAACTTCACCACAAGGGAAAACTTGAAATCAGGAAATTGCAAAAAAATTTGCAAGAACATATGATCATATAATTATTGTTTGTGGTCATTATGAAGGTTTTGACGAAAGAATATTAAAATATGTTGATATAGAAATTTCTATTGGAGATTATGTATTAACTGGTGGAGAATTACCTTCATTAATAATGCTAGATTCTATTACTAGAATCTTACCAGGAGTTATAAATACTGAATCTCATGAACAGGAAAGTTTTGAGAATGGATTATTAGATTATCCAGTTTATACCAAACCCCATGATTATAGGGGAGACAAAGTTCCTAAAGTCCTATTAAGTGGACACCATGCTAATATACAAAAGTGAAGAGATGAACAACAATTAATGTCAACTTTTAATAAAAGACCTGATTTAATTGATGAATCTAAATTAAACAAAGTACAAATTGAATTATTAGAAAATCTTAGAAGATCGAAAGGAGATAAATAA
- a CDS encoding ribosome maturation factor RimM → MENKNLLSIGRIVNTFGIKGAVKIALDKNVKLNDINKIKLLFIENANNIIIPKQVESVTMQKSHLVVYFKEHIHINEVEIFKGKNVKYLNDDGTFSIYYDLTHYTIMYNLQKGQVTDTMFNGQHHLVKVLLENENKAFWVPLVDVYTENIDDESRVITLKNIEGLK, encoded by the coding sequence ATGGAAAATAAAAATTTATTATCTATTGGAAGAATTGTAAATACATTTGGTATAAAAGGTGCTGTAAAAATTGCATTGGATAAAAACGTTAAATTAAATGATATAAACAAAATTAAACTTTTATTTATTGAAAATGCAAACAATATAATAATTCCAAAGCAAGTTGAATCAGTAACTATGCAAAAAAGCCATTTAGTAGTTTATTTTAAGGAACATATACATATTAATGAAGTTGAAATCTTTAAAGGTAAAAATGTTAAATACTTAAATGATGATGGAACATTTTCAATTTATTATGATTTAACACATTATACAATTATGTATAATTTACAAAAAGGCCAAGTTACTGACACAATGTTTAACGGGCAACATCATTTAGTAAAGGTTTTACTGGAAAATGAAAATAAAGCATTTTGAGTTCCTTTAGTAGATGTGTATACAGAGAACATCGATGATGAATCAAGAGTTATAACTTTAAAAAACATTGAAGGATTAAAATAA
- the rpsP gene encoding 30S ribosomal protein S16 produces the protein MVKIRLKRIGKKQAPFYRIVAADSRVNRNGQYIELIGTFDPLKSEVKIDNELALKWLQNGAQPTETVRELLSQQGVMKALHEAKLANKK, from the coding sequence ATGGTAAAAATTAGATTAAAAAGAATTGGAAAAAAACAAGCTCCATTTTACAGAATTGTAGCAGCTGATTCAAGAGTTAACCGTAACGGTCAATACATAGAATTAATTGGAACATTTGATCCATTAAAATCAGAAGTAAAAATTGATAACGAATTAGCATTAAAATGATTACAAAATGGTGCTCAACCAACTGAAACTGTTAGAGAATTGTTATCACAACAAGGTGTAATGAAAGCTTTACACGAAGCAAAACTTGCTAACAAAAAATAA
- a CDS encoding inorganic diphosphatase yields MSKNNVLDMIVEIPKGSSNKYEVDAKTGRIILDRVLYGANFYPGEYGMVENTLDWDGDPLDVISLCTYPTLPGVQVSVRILGSIKMIDAGEIDTKLFGVFNDDPRFSSYQTLEDVPQHLRDEIENFFLQYKALQKKSVKINGWGTLEEAIEELHECKERFIEYKDRLEAGERDQILAEWKEKGIGQG; encoded by the coding sequence ATGTCAAAAAACAATGTATTAGATATGATCGTTGAAATTCCTAAAGGTTCTTCTAACAAATATGAAGTTGATGCAAAAACAGGAAGAATAATTTTGGATAGAGTTTTATATGGTGCAAACTTTTACCCAGGTGAATATGGAATGGTTGAAAACACACTAGATTGAGATGGAGACCCATTAGATGTTATAAGTTTATGTACTTATCCAACTTTACCAGGAGTTCAAGTTAGTGTTAGAATTTTAGGTTCAATTAAAATGATTGATGCTGGTGAAATTGATACTAAATTATTTGGAGTATTTAATGATGACCCAAGATTTAGTTCATACCAAACTTTAGAAGATGTGCCTCAACACTTGCGTGATGAAATAGAGAACTTCTTTTTACAATATAAAGCTTTACAAAAAAAATCTGTAAAAATTAACGGATGAGGAACTTTAGAAGAAGCTATTGAAGAATTGCATGAATGTAAAGAAAGATTTATTGAATACAAAGATAGACTTGAAGCTGGTGAAAGAGATCAAATCTTAGCTGAGTGAAAAGAAAAAGGTATTGGACAAGGATAA
- a CDS encoding YebC/PmpR family DNA-binding transcriptional regulator — MGRAHEVRAASMAKTAAKKSAANGRASKEIYMAAKAGGADPSSNLALRTLIDKAKSNQIPKDVIDRAIKRASGGDAENYVSNRYEGMGPGNIAIIVDALTSNVNRAAANIREVFNKNHGNPEGKVAFMFEEVSMFAFKNKTEEEVLEQLMMNEVDVNDVEADEDMIIVTAPYKSFNTVKHALDELGIDEYLISEIKLIPNDDYIEITDAEVKQQLQTLLDKLDELEDVQNVYHNASL, encoded by the coding sequence ATGGGAAGAGCACACGAAGTCCGCGCTGCGTCTATGGCAAAAACAGCAGCTAAAAAATCAGCTGCAAACGGTAGAGCAAGTAAAGAAATTTATATGGCTGCAAAAGCAGGTGGAGCTGATCCATCTTCTAACCTAGCTTTAAGAACTTTGATTGATAAAGCAAAATCAAATCAAATTCCAAAGGATGTTATTGATAGAGCAATTAAAAGAGCAAGTGGTGGAGATGCAGAAAACTATGTATCAAATAGATATGAAGGAATGGGCCCAGGAAACATAGCTATTATAGTTGATGCTTTAACAAGTAATGTTAATAGAGCAGCAGCAAATATTAGAGAAGTATTTAATAAAAACCATGGTAATCCTGAAGGTAAAGTTGCATTCATGTTTGAAGAAGTTTCAATGTTTGCTTTTAAAAATAAAACTGAGGAAGAAGTTTTAGAACAATTAATGATGAACGAAGTTGATGTTAATGATGTTGAAGCTGATGAAGATATGATCATTGTTACAGCGCCTTATAAATCATTTAACACAGTTAAACATGCTTTAGATGAATTAGGAATTGATGAATATCTAATTTCAGAAATCAAATTAATTCCAAATGATGATTATATTGAAATAACAGATGCAGAAGTTAAACAGCAATTACAAACTTTACTAGATAAATTAGATGAATTAGAAGATGTGCAAAATGTATATCACAATGCAAGTTTATAA
- a CDS encoding deoxynucleoside kinase: MKIAIFGTVGAGKSSISQELSNRLKFEIFPEPIDENPYFEDYYKDIKSYAFRMQIFMLTARSKQLFAAKDLKNKIFDRTIIEDPIFMNVGHKMGNVDDTDYKTYCDFFQYVVSENLKYPNDRLKFDLVVYLKVSDETSIRRINERGRSAELSIDNEYWRVLNESYEEYYQEHKNDFPFLVIDANNDDLNCKVEEVLAHIEKISKEI; encoded by the coding sequence ATGAAAATAGCAATTTTTGGAACTGTTGGAGCAGGTAAGTCATCAATATCACAAGAATTATCGAATAGATTAAAATTTGAAATTTTCCCTGAACCTATAGATGAAAATCCATACTTTGAAGATTATTATAAAGATATAAAATCTTATGCATTTAGAATGCAAATCTTTATGTTAACTGCAAGATCAAAACAGTTATTTGCAGCAAAGGATTTAAAAAATAAAATTTTTGACAGAACAATTATTGAAGATCCCATTTTTATGAATGTAGGTCACAAAATGGGAAATGTTGATGACACTGACTACAAAACATATTGTGACTTTTTTCAATATGTTGTATCTGAAAATCTAAAATACCCAAATGATAGATTAAAATTTGATTTAGTAGTTTATTTAAAAGTTTCAGACGAAACATCAATTAGAAGAATTAATGAGCGTGGGAGAAGCGCTGAATTAAGTATTGATAATGAATATTGAAGAGTTTTAAATGAATCATATGAAGAATATTATCAAGAACACAAAAATGATTTTCCATTTTTAGTGATAGATGCTAATAATGATGACTTAAATTGTAAAGTTGAAGAAGTCTTAGCACATATAGAAAAAATTAGTAAGGAGATTTAA
- a CDS encoding deoxynucleoside kinase, which translates to MRIAIFGTTGAGKTTICNELSKKTNYKLVLEPTDKNPYFDEFYKDIKQNGFKMQIFMLMLRTEQLYSTKNEDNIIFDRSIIEDPIFMKLKYENDLISELDYQTYLRFFKNVIFETVDNSKHRISFDLIVYLKVSSKVAFERIKKRGIQKEIDLGPDFWNKLNYLYEEKYQEYKNQLPFIVIDADNLDLNYKVDIILNEIEKGKIKWK; encoded by the coding sequence GTGAGAATTGCAATTTTTGGAACAACTGGTGCTGGCAAGACAACAATTTGTAATGAGCTTTCTAAAAAAACAAATTATAAACTTGTTTTAGAACCAACTGATAAAAATCCATATTTTGATGAATTTTACAAAGATATCAAACAAAATGGATTTAAGATGCAAATTTTTATGTTAATGCTTAGAACTGAACAATTATATAGTACGAAAAATGAAGACAATATTATTTTTGATAGATCAATTATAGAAGATCCAATTTTTATGAAATTAAAGTATGAAAATGACTTAATATCAGAACTTGATTACCAAACATATTTGAGATTTTTTAAAAATGTTATATTTGAAACAGTTGATAATTCAAAACATAGAATCAGTTTTGATTTAATAGTTTATTTGAAAGTGAGTTCTAAAGTTGCTTTTGAAAGAATTAAAAAAAGAGGAATTCAAAAAGAAATTGATTTAGGGCCAGATTTTTGAAATAAACTAAATTATTTATATGAAGAAAAATATCAAGAATATAAAAATCAATTGCCTTTTATAGTAATTGATGCTGATAACTTAGATTTAAATTATAAAGTAGACATTATTTTAAATGAAATAGAAAAAGGTAAAATAAAATGAAAATAG
- a CDS encoding pseudouridine synthase, translating to MERLQKIISARGVTSRRNAEKLILEGRVKVNGVVITELGYKTTTDADIEVNGKSTTKNNEKFYYLFNKPRLVLTTMRDPKQRKTVADYFKDTPTRVYPVGRLDYDVSGLIIMTNDGEFANFVMHPRYEFFKTYQGLCKGKVSKQQVNQLLKGVKIEGDYFTKAIEAELLNYDQEKDQSIVQMTIAEGRKHHVKQMFLAIEANLMKLKRTKIEFLEIGDLEIGQYRELKPHEVKKFYGIYQSTKRKEDLKNK from the coding sequence ATGGAAAGATTGCAAAAAATTATTTCAGCTAGAGGTGTAACTTCAAGAAGAAATGCGGAAAAATTAATTTTAGAAGGAAGAGTTAAAGTTAATGGGGTTGTAATAACAGAACTTGGATATAAAACTACTACTGATGCTGATATTGAAGTTAATGGTAAGTCAACAACTAAAAATAATGAGAAGTTTTACTATCTATTCAATAAGCCAAGATTAGTGTTAACAACTATGCGTGACCCAAAACAGCGTAAAACAGTAGCTGACTATTTTAAAGATACACCAACAAGAGTTTATCCAGTTGGAAGACTTGATTATGATGTTAGTGGTTTAATCATTATGACAAACGATGGTGAATTTGCTAACTTCGTTATGCACCCAAGATATGAATTCTTTAAGACATATCAAGGTTTGTGTAAAGGCAAAGTTAGTAAACAACAAGTGAATCAATTGCTTAAAGGTGTAAAAATTGAAGGCGATTATTTTACAAAAGCAATTGAAGCTGAATTATTAAATTATGATCAAGAGAAAGATCAATCAATTGTTCAAATGACAATTGCAGAAGGAAGAAAACATCACGTTAAACAAATGTTTTTAGCTATTGAAGCAAATCTTATGAAATTAAAAAGAACAAAGATTGAGTTTTTAGAAATTGGCGATTTAGAAATTGGTCAATATAGAGAATTAAAACCTCATGAAGTTAAAAAATTTTATGGTATATACCAATCAACAAAGAGAAAAGAAGATTTAAAAAATAAATAG
- the scpB gene encoding SMC-Scp complex subunit ScpB → MNSNIKAVIEGLLFVYGDEGISLLELQNVLEDARPVTIQEAILDLEKKYSSDPECAFSIQKFSKNKYRLQTKLELHEYFAKLELEVNNSRLSNSSIEVLSIIVYKGPISKSEIEALRQAECSYQIYRLRQKKLIKAVGKTSTGANLYTITDNFFKLFNITGGMEALPQIDFASYKTDEEEKDFEEKVTEEIITEEDVFNEEETEGLF, encoded by the coding sequence ATGAATAGTAATATTAAAGCAGTTATTGAAGGTTTATTATTTGTTTATGGAGATGAAGGAATTAGTTTACTTGAATTACAAAATGTATTAGAAGATGCTAGACCAGTTACTATCCAAGAAGCAATTTTAGATTTAGAAAAAAAATATTCTTCAGATCCTGAGTGTGCATTTTCAATTCAAAAATTTAGTAAAAACAAATATAGACTTCAAACAAAACTTGAATTACACGAGTACTTTGCAAAATTGGAACTGGAAGTTAATAATTCAAGATTATCAAATTCAAGTATTGAAGTATTATCAATTATTGTTTATAAGGGACCAATTTCAAAAAGTGAAATTGAAGCATTGCGACAAGCTGAATGTTCTTATCAAATTTATAGATTAAGACAAAAAAAATTAATTAAAGCTGTTGGTAAAACTTCAACTGGAGCAAACTTATATACAATTACAGATAATTTCTTTAAATTATTTAATATAACTGGTGGAATGGAAGCACTACCTCAAATTGATTTTGCTTCTTATAAAACTGATGAAGAAGAAAAAGATTTTGAAGAAAAAGTCACTGAAGAAATTATCACAGAAGAAGATGTTTTTAATGAAGAAGAAACTGAAGGTTTGTTTTAA
- a CDS encoding segregation and condensation protein A, whose product MQHWDELNISNFSGPLDLLWNMVKDKKIDIFEIDLSEIIDQYLKYIEGQQKLDIELASEYLVMAAQMIEMKSRILLPKDEEELNDEFMFEDLLEQLNQYGQIKEVSEYFYNKQDEYLKTYSKPKTKKSFVQSIADRNDELMVNPLDIGIDEFAEIFQSILQRAQNFQEDFYYDEDMLLEDAYAPIQNEIISPQVIAKSIVEVMKTNKHKEWKLEEVISGYELNLINLISTFLAVLDMVRHQVAVINQKNDTLEFRFTTEVLEDESILRRIEEVEEYE is encoded by the coding sequence ATGCAACATTGAGATGAATTAAATATTTCTAACTTTTCTGGCCCATTGGACTTATTATGAAACATGGTTAAAGATAAAAAAATTGATATTTTTGAAATTGATTTAAGTGAAATTATTGATCAATATTTAAAATATATTGAAGGTCAACAAAAATTAGACATTGAATTAGCAAGTGAGTATTTAGTGATGGCTGCTCAAATGATTGAAATGAAATCAAGAATTTTGCTTCCTAAAGACGAAGAAGAATTGAATGATGAATTTATGTTTGAAGATTTATTAGAACAACTTAATCAATATGGTCAAATTAAAGAAGTTAGTGAATATTTTTATAATAAGCAAGATGAATATTTGAAAACTTATTCAAAGCCAAAAACAAAGAAATCATTTGTACAATCAATTGCAGATAGAAATGATGAGTTAATGGTTAACCCACTAGATATTGGAATTGATGAGTTTGCAGAAATTTTTCAATCAATATTGCAACGTGCACAAAATTTCCAAGAAGATTTCTATTATGATGAAGATATGTTGTTAGAAGATGCCTACGCTCCTATTCAGAATGAAATCATTTCTCCTCAAGTAATCGCAAAATCAATTGTTGAAGTTATGAAAACAAATAAGCACAAAGAATGAAAACTTGAAGAAGTAATTAGTGGATATGAGTTAAATCTAATAAACCTAATTTCAACTTTTCTAGCCGTATTAGATATGGTTAGGCATCAAGTTGCAGTAATTAATCAAAAAAATGATACTTTAGAATTTAGATTTACTACTGAGGTATTAGAAGATGAATCTATATTAAGAAGAATAGAAGAGGTAGAAGAATATGAATAG